Below is a window of Ralstonia pickettii DNA.
CGCGCTGGCCGCCGCCAATGCCGACTGGAACCTCGTGCTGGACGCCGACGAATGGATCGAGGGCGGCACGGAAGAGCTGCGCAACGCTTGCGGCTTTGGCCCGCTGCTCGGCGTGGTTTGCATCCGCAGCGAATACGACATTTCCGGCCATGTGGAGCATTCCAACAGCTGGATCGCACGTCTGTTGCCGCGTGGCGTGCGCTATCAGGGCCGCATCCACGAGCAGCCGGTCGTAACCGCGGCCAACCTGCAGCGGGTGCGCCTGCCGCTCGTGATTGGTCACGACGGCTACATGAACGCCAAGCTGGACCGCAAGCGTGGGCGCAACCACACGCTGTTGCAACTCGAGCTGGCCACGCATCCGGATGACCCGTATGTGCTGTACCAGCTCGGCAAAGACTTCGAGATCAACCAGAAAGACCCCGCCGAGGCCGCTGCGCACTATCAGCGCGCGCTCGCAAGGGCACCCAAGGTGGCGCCATATCGGCATGACCTGTGCATTTGCCTGCTGGCGTGTCTTTCCAAATCGAAGCAACTCGACGCGGCCATCACGCTGGCGGGTGAATGGATGGAAGAGTGGTCGGGCTCGCCAGACTACTTCTACATGCTCGGACACCTGATGTTCGAAGCTGCCGCGCAAGACCCCGCACAAGCCGAAAAGCAATGGCTGCCGATGGCAGAAAACGCCTTCCTGAAGTGCCTGGAGATTGGCGAGCAGCCCAAACTGGACGCCGCCGTATTCGGGCGCGGCAGCTTTGCCGCCGCCAAGTACCTGGCGCTGACCTACCGGGCCCTCGCCGACACCCTCGCCATCAAGTC
It encodes the following:
- a CDS encoding glycosyltransferase family 2 protein, which translates into the protein MSKHAKHRAKPARGSLALVVIARDEAACIERCLMSAKPHVDRMIVLDTGSTDDTVAIAKACGAQVQHFTWVDDFSAARNAALAAANADWNLVLDADEWIEGGTEELRNACGFGPLLGVVCIRSEYDISGHVEHSNSWIARLLPRGVRYQGRIHEQPVVTAANLQRVRLPLVIGHDGYMNAKLDRKRGRNHTLLQLELATHPDDPYVLYQLGKDFEINQKDPAEAAAHYQRALARAPKVAPYRHDLCICLLACLSKSKQLDAAITLAGEWMEEWSGSPDYFYMLGHLMFEAAAQDPAQAEKQWLPMAENAFLKCLEIGEQPKLDAAVFGRGSFAAAKYLALTYRALADTLAIKSNHYSDIARQMQERSAAVAA